TGTTATGCGTGGAAAACGATGTAAAACTCCTTTGCAAGCGTTGTGAAGGTGAAATGGTACTGGCACAGATGACACCTAACAATGATGAAATGCGTTGGTATAGATGCGCGAGTTGTGGTACGTTACGGCTGATTGGCAAAGAGTTTGAAACCAATGAGAGCAATAAGAAAGTCATTATGATATAAGCGGACCTTTGGCCGGAAACGCAGACTGTCAACATATTTGTTGACAGTCAGCTTGTTGAAAAAGTATATAGTATGAAAATGGTTTTTGAGGGTCCATGTAGAATTAATTCTGCATGGACCTAATTTTGTTAGGAGGTAGAGTATGCTTAAAGAACGAGCACCTCAGCAGATGAAATTCGAATTAGTTTGTATTGATCAATTAGTTCCTGAAGATCACCTACTTAGAAAGATAGATAAATACATAGATTTTTCGTTTATATACGAGAAGACCACCCCCTACTATTGTCAAGATAATGGACGACCACCCGTAGATCCGATTGTCCTTTTCAAAATGATCTTTATTGGCTATCTTTATGGCATCCGTTCCGAGCGACAGCTCGAAAAAGAAATACAGACCA
This is a stretch of genomic DNA from Propionispora hippei DSM 15287. It encodes these proteins:
- a CDS encoding transposase, which codes for MLKERAPQQMKFELVCIDQLVPEDHLLRKIDKYIDFSFIYEKTTPYYCQDNGRPPVDPIVLFKMIFIGYLYGIRSERQLEKEIQT